One genomic segment of Xyrauchen texanus isolate HMW12.3.18 chromosome 5, RBS_HiC_50CHRs, whole genome shotgun sequence includes these proteins:
- the LOC127644029 gene encoding N-acyl-aromatic-L-amino acid amidohydrolase (carboxylate-forming) B-like isoform X1: MGSTFLPTVGRMAVCGGTHGNEMSGVYIVREMERQRRVMGDGVWPIPVTTVLSNPRAVKECRRYIDTDMNRCFSSAILSSPITDSSPYEVWRAQDLNALLGPKGSAGAIDMICDLHNTTSNMGLTLIHYTTNDWVNMHICKYLQTKITQVPVRVVILEVPISDAYSLESVSKHGFTMEVGPQPHGVIRADIYNLMKEGVDMTIDWIQKFNSGTVFDGGEVEVFIWHKSVDYPRDPDTQELNAVIHPQLQDRDFCQLKKGDPLFLSFSGETVKYEEESLYPFFINECAYYEKGIAFHLAKKIKLPIPTVQVQKD; encoded by the exons ATGGGATCTACTTTCTTGCCAACGGTGGGTCGTATGGCCGTGTGTGGCGGTACCCATGGAAATGAGATGTCGGGAGTGTACATagtgagagagatggagagacagCGGAGAGTGATGGGAGACGGTGTGTGGCCCATTCCTGTGACAACAGTTCTGTCAAACCCGCGGGCTGTGAAAGAGTGCAGAAGATACATTGACACGGATATGAACCGCTGCTTCAGCAGTGCCATACTGAG TTCTCCAATTACAGACAGCAGCCCGTATGAAGTGTGGCGAGCTCAGGACCTGAACGCTCTTCTGGGCCCGAAGGGGTCTGCGGGTGCCATAGACATGATCTGCGACCTCCATAACACCACTTCTAACATGGGACTGACTCTCATCCATTACACCACCAATGACTGGGTGAACATGCACATCTGCAAATACTTACAG ACAAAGATAACCCAAGTGCCTGTGCGAGTGGTAATATTGGAAGTTCCCATTAGTGATGCATATTCGTTGGAATCTGTGTCCAAGCATGGCTTTA CGATGGAGGTTGGGCCGCAGCCGCATGGTGTCATCAGGGCAGACATTTATAACTTAATGAAAGAGGGTGTGGATATGACAATAGACTGGATACAAAAATTCAACTCAG GAACAGTATTTGATGGTGGGGAGGTTGAAGTCTTTATCTGGCACAAGAGTGTTGATTATCCCAGAGATCCTGACACTCAGGAGCTCAACGCTGTCATTCACCCTCAGCTGCAG GACCGAGACTTCTGCCAGCTCAAGAAAGGTGAtcctttgtttttgtcattttctggAGAAACTGTGAAGTACGAGGAAGAATCACTTTATCCTTTCTTTATCAACGAGTGTGCCTACTATGAAAAAGGAATCGCTTTCCACTTGGCAAAAAAGATTAAGCTGCCGATTCCAACAGTGCAAGTACAAAAAGACTGa
- the LOC127644029 gene encoding N-acyl-aromatic-L-amino acid amidohydrolase (carboxylate-forming) B-like isoform X2, with translation MKPILTDEDQTRFEDKFIHKCSSPITDSSPYEVWRAQDLNALLGPKGSAGAIDMICDLHNTTSNMGLTLIHYTTNDWVNMHICKYLQTKITQVPVRVVILEVPISDAYSLESVSKHGFTMEVGPQPHGVIRADIYNLMKEGVDMTIDWIQKFNSGTVFDGGEVEVFIWHKSVDYPRDPDTQELNAVIHPQLQDRDFCQLKKGDPLFLSFSGETVKYEEESLYPFFINECAYYEKGIAFHLAKKIKLPIPTVQVQKD, from the exons atgaagcctattttaacaG atgaagatcaaaccagatttgaagacaaatttatacataaatgcag TTCTCCAATTACAGACAGCAGCCCGTATGAAGTGTGGCGAGCTCAGGACCTGAACGCTCTTCTGGGCCCGAAGGGGTCTGCGGGTGCCATAGACATGATCTGCGACCTCCATAACACCACTTCTAACATGGGACTGACTCTCATCCATTACACCACCAATGACTGGGTGAACATGCACATCTGCAAATACTTACAG ACAAAGATAACCCAAGTGCCTGTGCGAGTGGTAATATTGGAAGTTCCCATTAGTGATGCATATTCGTTGGAATCTGTGTCCAAGCATGGCTTTA CGATGGAGGTTGGGCCGCAGCCGCATGGTGTCATCAGGGCAGACATTTATAACTTAATGAAAGAGGGTGTGGATATGACAATAGACTGGATACAAAAATTCAACTCAG GAACAGTATTTGATGGTGGGGAGGTTGAAGTCTTTATCTGGCACAAGAGTGTTGATTATCCCAGAGATCCTGACACTCAGGAGCTCAACGCTGTCATTCACCCTCAGCTGCAG GACCGAGACTTCTGCCAGCTCAAGAAAGGTGAtcctttgtttttgtcattttctggAGAAACTGTGAAGTACGAGGAAGAATCACTTTATCCTTTCTTTATCAACGAGTGTGCCTACTATGAAAAAGGAATCGCTTTCCACTTGGCAAAAAAGATTAAGCTGCCGATTCCAACAGTGCAAGTACAAAAAGACTGa
- the cldnd1b gene encoding claudin domain-containing protein 1b, which produces MVDNRYATALVIGSVLSILACVYLSVAIGTPNWYQYHSQLASNDANNGSDLHNLRQDFEGEDVDERSYSVALFRLNGTLGLWWRCIQVPQDSYWFKEPDPTLVTKCQAFTLQQQWESKYKSPGNINSGDDLLRTCLWKCQFLLPLVSVGLVFLGALIGVCACLCRSITPTLFVGLLHLLAGLCSLATVCCFLAGVHLLHEISNLPEGMDHSPGWSLFLALVSSPLQMMAAALFIWAARSHRQHYTRMTAYRVA; this is translated from the exons ATGGTGGACAACCGTTATGCCACAGCGTTGGTCATCGGCTCTGTGCTGAGCATACTTGCctgtgtctatctctctgtcgCCATCGGAACACCGAACTGGTACCAGTACCACAGCCAGCTGGCCAGCAATGATGCAAATAATGGTTCAGATCTGCACAACCTGCGGCAGGACTTTGAGGGAGAGGATGTGGATGAGCGGAGCTACAGTGTGGCACTATTCAGGCTTAATGGCACTCTGGGTCTTTGGTGGCGCTGTATTCAAGTTCCCCAAGACTCGTACTGGTTTAAAGAGCCTG atCCAACACTGGTGACTAAATGTCAGGCCTTTACTTTGCAGCAGCAGTGGGAATCCAAGTATAAATCCCCTGGAAATATCAACAGCGGAGATGATCTGCTCCGCACCT GTCTGTGGAAGTGTCAGTTCCTTTTGCCGCTGGTGTCTGTGGGGCTGGTGTTTCTAGGCGCATTGATTGGAGTGTGTGCCTGCCTTTGCCGCAGTATCACACCCACCCTGTTTGTAGGGCTGCTGCATCTACTGGCTG GCCTGTGTTCTTTGGCTACTGTATGCTGTTTCCTTGCGGGTGTGCACCTGCTCCATGAGATATCCAATCTGCCTGAGGGGATGGACCACTCTCCAGGCTGGTCCCTGTTCCTGGCGCTGGTCTCTTCTCCACTGCAGATGATGGCTGCTGCACTCTTCATTTGGGCTGCCAGGAGCCACCGCCAACACTACACTCGAATGACAGCCTACAGAGTTGCCTAG
- the LOC127644198 gene encoding coiled-coil domain-containing protein 86-like: MSASRNKEIHTDSGDGEEDPPVVSRTRSGRRVRAPAALLDSGAPTTKTPVRRTRKSVIREDPAENTESPPVKPADVSTADTTDQCTSSTETACPDLTDATASATTEEKQIDLIGSDQNTEKENVVNNTDTGSTCSTHTEKKAQKRTRSESSDKLSKIVPLGKPKSGRVWKDRNKQRFSALLRDKPLRTSWEKKMEAKREKQLVKQYHQQLKDEKAKEKEDKKKRRAENLRRRAENERKAEIVQVIKNTAKIKRMKKKQLRKIEKRDTLSVLQKTPPSVKK; encoded by the exons ATGTCTGCGTCAAGGAAcaaggaaatacacacagacagtgGAGACGGTGAAGAGGATCCTCCCGTGGTGAGTCGCACACGGAGCGGCCGCAGAGTTCGAGCGCCCGCGGCGCTGCTGGACTCCGGCGCACCAACCACCAAAACTCCCGTCCGCCGCACCAGAAAGTCTGTTATCCGAGAAGATCCCGCAGAGAACACGGAATCCCCGCCTGTAAAACCTGCCGATGTATCTACAGCAGACACAACTGACCAGTGCACCTCGAGTACAGAAACAGCGTGTCCAGATTTAACAGACGCAACTGCATCAGCAACAACAGAGGAAAAGCAAATCGATTTAATAGGTTCAGATCAGAACACTGAGAAGGAGAACGTGGTGAATAACACCGACACAGGGTCCACATGTTCCACTCACACTGAGAAAAAGGCCCAAAAAAGGACTCGCTCAGAATCAAGTGATAAGCTAAGTAAGATAGTTCCTCTTGGGAAACCCAAATCTGGAAGAGTGTGGAAAGACCGTAACAAGCAAAG GTTCTCTGCTCTGTTGAGAGACAAACCTCTGCGTACATCATGGGAAAAGAAGATGGAGGCCAAGAGAGAAAAGCAGCTAGTGAAGCAGTACCACCAGCAGCTCAAAGACGAGAAGGCCAAGGAGAAAGAG gaCAAGAAGAAGAGGAGAGCAGAAAATCTGCGAAGACGAGCAGAAAATGAGAGAAAAGCAGAGATTGTGCAAGTG ATTAAGAATACTGCAAAGATCAAGAGAATGAAGAAGAAACAGCTGAGGAAGATTGAAAAGAGAGACACGCTCTCAGTGCTGCAGAAAACGCCACCTAGTGTCAAGAAATGA